The genomic stretch CCtgcaggaagtcttccctgattgATCTCTCCTGAGAACACTGGAATGTGGAGGAAATGTTGGGCCATAATCCAAGGTGGCCATGTGCCATGAGTCTTGTTTGTGCAAGAGAGTAAGGCCTTCTTTAGGGTGCCTCCTGCATGAGGCTGGGATAAGCTATAGCCCCCAGAAGGCGGGGACTGCTCTTTCTGTGGCAGTGCGGACATACTTCCTCAGATTTGTGCAAGACAGCAGCCACTGCAGAGAGGCTGCATTAGCCCTGCACGTCTGTGCCTTCAGGGTGGGGTCCTGGGAGGCACTGTGTCTTATTCCCTGTTCTGTTCCAGGGCCAGGAGACCACTTGAGCCTGAGGACATGGTCCAGGGAAGAACATTCTGAGAAGTCCTTCCCAACTCTCAGGCTGGTGACCGACCAGGCCGGGAGGTCCCTAAATGGCCACAGCTGCACCAGTCCCACTGGGGCCCTGAAAGCCCCTCCCCTGACAGAGGAAACCTCTCACCCTCTCAACCTGCCGCAGGGGTCTCTGCCTGGGGCCCGTGTGCAGGGCAGAACCGCACTGAGACACCTCAGATGGGGCTGTCagaaggcctggcctgctgcctgTGAGCGGAGTGACCCTTGGGGCCTGTGGTTTGGGCATTTGCCACAATAAGTGGCCAACTGGGATGGAGCCCGGCCACAGTGAGTGTGGCCCAGAGGAGACCCAGCACCCTGCAGGCAGGCTGCTCTCCATCAGTGCCCTGGCAGGAGCTGGCTGGGCATCCCCTCCACCTAAACGTGCGCAGTCTGGCGTTTGTGTGGGCGGGATGGGTCGTGGGGGTTACAGAAGGAATTCAGAAGTGCAGGAGGATGCTGGGAGCAATTGGCCATCTCCCGGCGGGGCTCCAGCCGGGCTGCTGAGCCCCAGAGAGGCACCCTATGGGCCCAGCGTCTTCCCAGGGCAGTCCAGCCCTGTCCCCGCCCACCATGTCCTTGCTGGCCTGGCCCCAGTGACCTGTGGCCTCTCTGCAGGGCTGTGACCTCTCGACAGATTCCCTGCATGGCCGCCTGCAGAGCCGCAGGGCCCGGATCCACCAGCAGATCGACAGGGAGCTGAGGATGCGGACAGGCGCCGAGAACCTGTACAGGTGGGCGCTGGCTGCCCAGGACACCCGCCCAGGGCTGGACCCCCAGGCAAGCAGGGCCATGTTCCCAGAGTCCCCCGTGAGGCAGGCTCACCCGGGCAGGGCAGCGACACAGCGGGTGCCTGGTATTTTGGTCCACGTGTGAGTCCGTGACCAGGCCTCCTGTTCAGGCTCCTGAGAGGCAGGGCTGGACTTCGCACCCGGGTCTGGGGTAGCCATGGTGCCCAGCTGGGACGCTCACAGGTGACTCGGGCCCCCACCTCGGTGGCCCTCACTGGCAGGGTCAGCTCAGGGCCAGCCGGATTCTGTGCTAGGCTGGAGAGGATATCCCCACCCAGATGGACATAGCAGCTGCACTTTTTAGGCTGAGCTGTGGCAAGTGACAGGTGTCCCAGGGTTGAGGACCTGAGAATGAGTCCTTGAGACAGGAATTCATCTCTACCTTGGAGCCTGTGTGCTCACACCTTCACACCCACCTGTTCTCCGGGTGCTGATCTGAGGCCCGGGGAGGGGGCCCTGCCTGCCCGAGCCACCACCAGTGAGCGCAAAGCCAGCTGCAGGCCAGGGCTCCGCCAGGCCCTCCTTTACCTTAGCAGccctgcctccctgtccacccCATGCCTTCCTGGGCAGCCGCCGGTCCCTCTGGCAGGCACAGAGGGAGTCCAACCCCATCTCTCCAGGGAAGTTGCCTTCCAGTCTCCAGAGGACAGGCATGAGCCGTGTCCTGGGGGAGTGAGAGGTGGTGGGGGGACTCACACCCTGGAAGTTCTGGGTCCGAGCACATGTACTCGGGCCAGAGTCATGACACATGTACGGACAGGAAACCGCATGGCCCACAGGGAGCTTCAGAGAGGAGGGGGTCATCTGGTGGGCCCTGGACCCCACCACTGCCCCCCAGGGTGGCTGGGCCCCTTGGCACATCACTGTGGAATGGGCTCCAGAGCTTGGGCTGCGATGAAGGCCTGGGGCATGGGTCCCCTGGCAGCACTAGGGCTTCACCTCAGCCTCCTCCTCTAGAGCCACCAGCAACGCCCGCGTCAGGGAGACTGTGGCCCTGGAACTGAGCGACGTCAACTCCAGCCTGCAGCTGCTGAAGGAGGAGCTGGCGGGGCTCGACAGCAGCGGGGACACGGGCCAGcctgagaggtgtgtgtgtgagtgtgtgcaagGACGTGGACTGGCCCCAGAGGCGCGTGTGCATGCAAGTGTGTGTGGGGACATGGACTGGCTCCAGAGGCACGTGTGCATGTGAGTACGTGTGGGGGGACACGGACTGGCCCCAAaggcgtgtgtgcatgtgagtgtgtgtggggacACGGACTGGCCCcagaggcgtgtgtgtgtgtcagcgTGAGGGAGAACACCACCAGCGCCTGTGTGTGCAGGGCCGGCATCCAGGCAGGGCCTGAGGGATGTGGCATGGCATTCCAGAATCGGGGGGAGTGCGTCCAGTGTAGCAGGCGTGGTAGTGGGTGACCCCAGGGCCACCGAGGACAGCAGAGTCCAGCCCTAGGGTCTGGACTCGTTGCTTCTGGTTCTAGCGAAGGCGTCACTGCCCCCATGATTCCCCTGGGGCTGAAGGAGACCAAGCCCCTGGACTGGGCTCCCCCCCTGAAGGTAAGTGGCAGCCTGGGCTTGGCTCTCAGGGGCTTCCTGGTCAGCAGTCTCACTGAGGTGAGGACTCAGAGGGAAGAAGGGTCTGACCCGGAGCCACCTGGCCTCCACAGCCAGAGGGGATTTTGATCGGGTGGGCTTTGCAGAACGCACCCTGGGACAGATGTCGGCAAAACTGGAGGTCCCAGGACAGCTGCCGGGTCCCTGACTCCTGCTCTGAGGGTTCTGCTGGCTGGGGGCTGCCCCCTCTAGTCAGAGCCTGTGCTGAGAAAACCCTCAGGTTCTGGGGGACCTTGTGGGGGCTCCCAAGCCCCTGCAGCCAGGCCAGCGGGAAGGTGCCTCATCCTCTGCCTCAGGAGTCTGCTGGCAGGTGGCAGGTAGTACTTGGCTCATGGGAGTTAATAAGGGTAAGGGGTTCCAGTAGAGACATCCCCGAGTCCCTGGGCCCCGCATCTGTGGTGGGGGTCCCCTCACTATGGGGCTTCAGCCATGTCGGGCTGGGaggctccagggaagtcccacgcccaccctcccccccaccacctcAGGAGCTGATCTGCAGGCACTTTGGGGAGGATGGAGCTTCCTACGAGGCTGAGATCAGGGAGCTGGAGGACCTGCGGCAGGTGGGTGtcagcacccccagcccccacgTGAGGCTGCTGGCCTTTGGGAATGGCTGCTCTGTGCCCGTGCCCACCCCGGGGACCCTgccccgcctcccaccccagcGCCCTGCAGTCCCCTGGAGTGGCACGTGTGGGCCGCAGCAACTCCCGGGAGGGCACGTGTGACTATGTTCACCCGCAGACCCTGGGGCGCCCCCTGGAGCTGTGACATCCCAGGGGCTGCCGCGTGTGCCctggggcgggcgggggcggtAGGACCCAGCTGACTTCCGTCTGGCAGGCCACGCGGACCCCCAGCCGGAGCAAGGCCGGCCTGGAGCTGCTCACGGCCTATTACAACCAGCTCTGCTTCCTGGAGGCGCGCTTTGTCACCCCTGCCCGGGGCCTCGGGCCGCTCTTCCACTGGTAGGGGCTGGGGCGGGCCGGAGCCCCGGGGGCGTTCCTGAGGCCCCCAGCTTCTTGTGGGAACTCTTCCCAGCCTGACCCAACCCTGCAGGTACGACTCACTGACAGGGCTTCCAGCCCAGCAGCGGGCCCTGGCCTTCGAGAAGGGAAGCGTGCTGTTCAACATCGGTGCCCTGCACGCCCAGATCGGGGCTCGCCAGAACCGCTCTTGCCCCGAGGGCATCGGCCGTGCGGTGGAGGCCTTTCAGAGGGCTGCCGGTGAGGCTGCCAGACCTCACAGCTGTGCCTTTGCAGTCCTTACTTTCAGGCTCGAGGGCCAGAGTCGGGGTAGGGGGCACAGGCGTGGTGGCCCCCTAGCCCGAGGGGCTCGGCACACACAGGCCCTCTGTGAGGGGCTTAGGGCGAGGGCTGGGCAGCCCCCCCTGAGCCCCATCTTCCCCGCAGGGGCCTTCAGCCTCCTGAGGGAGAACTTCTCCCATGCACCCAGCCCGGACATGAGCCCCGCCTCGCTCTCCATGCTGGAGCAGCTCATGCGCGCCCAGGCCCAGGAGTGTGTCTTCGAGGGCCTCTTGCTGCAGGCCCCCAGGGCCGCCCACGACTGCCTAGCCCAGCTGCGCCTTGCCCAGGAGGCGGCCCAGGTGAGGGTGGGGGGCGGCTGTCCCGGGGGACTGGCCAGGCTTCGGCTCTTCGGGTGCCCGCTGAGCTGAGGGGCAGGCCGGGGCCGGGAGGGGCGGCTGCGGGGAAGCCAGCTGTCCTCGGGGGCACTGTTCAGGGTCCCGGGGCCCTGAGTCCCCACGTCTGGAGTGATGCCAATCAGGGCAGGGACTGGGGGCCCCGACCCCTGACCTCGTCTCGACGTGGGGCAGGGCCACTGGGAGTTTGGTGGAGGAGGGGCCCCAGGGTGGGCAGAGGCCGGGGCCCAGGCCACGGGGCTCGCGGCAGCCCCCTCCGTCCTCCCGTGTGCCAGCAGGTGGCGGCCGAGTACCGGCTGGTGCATCGGACCATGGCCCAGCCTCCCGTCCGGGGCTACGCGCCCTTCCCCTGGATCACCCTGGTGCACGTGAAGGCGGAGCACTTCCACGCCCTGGCCCACTACCACGCGGCCCTGGGCCTGTGTGACGGCGCCTGTGAGTGCCCCGCCCCATGTGCCCGCGTGCCATGCTGCCAGGGGCCTGTGTGGCGGCTCACCGCCCTCTCTGACCTCCAGCGGTGGCCGAGTCGGAGCTCCCTGTCCTCGAGAAGGTGTTCCTGTCCTCGGCTGAGGCCCGGGGCCCGGCGCTGCCCCAGGAGCGCGAGGAACGCAGCAAGCTGGGTGAGGCCCTAGGCCCCTGCCCCCGTGAGCGCCCCACTCCAGCCGTCACTCCCCATGGGGCGCCAACAGTGCGGGGGGCTTCCTGGGCAGGGCAGGCACCCGTGGGAGGCAGCTCTTCCCTGGCGGACCCAGGATGAACCTGGAAGCCCTGacctgccctcctccagctgcATGTGGGGTGGGGGCCTGGAGGGGCCCCAGCAGCATGAGACAGCTTGGTCCCACAGGCAAGGCCCACCTGAGGCGGGCCCTCCTGGGGCAGGAGGCGGCGCTGCAGCTGCACGCCGTGTGCCGGGCCCTGCGCCGGGAGGACCTGCTGCAGGCCGTGCTGGCCCGGGCACTGCAGCGCTCTCTGGCCAAGTACTCGGAGCTCGACCTGGAGGACGACTTCCATGAGGCCACCGAGGCCCCTGACATCCAGCGTGAGCACCGGCCGGGCCCCGGGGTGGGTGTGTCTTGGCCCCAGCGCCGGTGCCAGGCAGAGGCCCCTGCAATCAAGGTCCATGGGCCACACAGAGAGCCCTCAGAGCGAGCCGCTATGACAGCTCCTTGCTGCTCCGTGCCTGCCCCGTCCCCCCAGGGACGTCAGACGCcaaagccaccaggctcctcctgctgGTGGTGCCCAGAGGGGCCGGAGTGCATGGTTGCACTTCGGGCCACCACCCTGGGACCCTGAGCCTTGGACTCAGCCCTGCCTCCCTTCACCTTCATCCTTTCAGCTAAGACGCAGCAGAGGCCAGAGGGCAAGACACCCAGCTTCTCCCGGGTGAAGGTAGCTGATATCTTCCACCGGCTGGTGAGCACCTTCCCAGGCCTCCGCCTCCTCAGCTCTTTCCTAGCACTCAGGCAGGTCCTCGAGGGGGGCCccaccctgcccagccccactgcTGACCCACCAGTCTCTGTCACCAAATGGAGAGATGAGGGCAAGAGTGCTCCAGGCCGGGGGGCTCCTCCAAGTACAGCAGCCCAGCCCGGCCTCTGACCTCTGACCCCCCCCAGGGGCCCCTGTCCGTCTTCTCAGCCAAGAACCACTGGCGGCTGGTGGGGCCTGTTCACCTGTCTCGAGGAGAGGGAGGCTTCGGCTTCACGCTGCGGGGAGACTCGCCTGTTCTCATTGCTGCAGTCGTTCCGGGGGGCCGGGCTGCGGTAAGGCCCCCTCAccggaggcagggaaggtgggacCACCCAGAGGTGGAGGGGTGCTGTGGGACTCCCCCCGTCTGCTGCAGGAGGCTGGCCTGAAGGAGGGTGACTACATCGTGTCGGTGAACGGGCAGCCGTGCAGGTGGTGGAAGCACGCGGAGGTGGTGGCCCAGCTGAAGGGCGTGGGTGACGAGGGCGTGAGCCTGCAGGTGGTCACGCTGCTGCCTGCTGCCGAGCTGCCCGTCTCGGTGAGCCCCAGGGCCTTGGGAGGGTCTCCCTAACTCCTTGTCCTGCCCCAGCCTTGGCCTTTGGCCAGGCCCCAAATACCCACAGATGCTACGAGGGTGCTGGGACGGTCCTCCACGAGGCCCAGCCCGCCCCTCAGCTGCTCTGGGCAGAAGCTGCCTCTGGAGCGCTGCCCCCCAGCAGGGCAAACCCATGGGGGCCCTGCCCCATGGCCATCCTCACATGGACCCCCCACCCCCTGAATCCCCACCATTTCGTCCCCTGGCACTCACCAGCTGGCCACAAGCAGGCCAGGCCAGGGGAGCTGACCCACATCCATTTCCATGGTGAACACAGGGGGACCGCGGCCAGCCCTTGGGGGGCTTCTGAGGAGCCAGAAGGAGTGTGGCCAGGAGACACCAGTGCCCTCACGAGGCAGCCCGAGGCCCAGGCCCCTCCTCGGCTGGAACCGCAAGGCCAACAGGGGCAAGACTGGAAGGAGGCTGTCCCCAGCCCCACAGCCCTGAGCTGCTTGCTGCCCTTATCCTCTGGGTTGcccagggtggtggtgaggggccGGCTCCCCCCACACAAGGGCCCCAGCACAGGCTCCAGCTGGCTGGGAGCGAGGACCCCCGTGcagaccttcctgatccaggaccAGGAGCTTCAGCCAGTCAGCTGCCCCACCCAGTGCCCAGAGCTGCCCATTAAAGACGATGTCTGATGAGATGTGTCTGAGCCAGTGCCGGGGGCCAGGGGCAGCACCCACACGAGATGTGTCACAGTTACTCTGAGCACTGAGTCCCACGTGCCAGGAGACTGTCTCTGAGCTGCCCTGTCCTCCTGTGTCCCGACTGCCCACTAGAGGGCAGCTGCCTGGGTGGAGGTGTCCATGGACTCCTCTCGGACGGGAAGGAGCTGTCACGGGAGAAGGGGGCAGGCTAGGGGGATGTGTGGCAGCGGCCCCTGCAGCTCAGATGCCCGCTGCCCCTGTGCTGGGCTCCTGAGGCCCCTGGCTGAGCTCTCCCATCCCTTTCCTCCCAGCATGCCACCCCCTGTCCACACCCTCCCTCAGGACCACCGCCCCACCCCAGCTTCTCTTTGGCCCGCAGTGACCCCTGGTGAGCACCCCCCCCACTGGTCCACCTGGTGCCCCACAGGCTGGAGAAGGACCAgcttccctcctgccctgcccctccctctacAAGCAGCCCAGGTGTCCACAGCATGGCCTCTCACCCGAATGGTGTCCCAGCAGAGCCCAACTACTGCATGCCTTCTGCTGTCCCTCCATGCAAAGAGCGGGACTCCCTCCCTGCTTCCGTACCTCCTGTCCCCTTCCGACCCCGTGTGCATCGAGGGCCTCTGACCCCAGCCCAGTTCCTGCAGTCCAGTCCTTTCCGGAGCTGCCTGCCTCACTGCAGGCCAGGCCCTACCCCCATGTCCCCTCCAGCCAAGCTCCGTACCGCCCCTGCCTTGTCTccgccccaccccatccctccaggctctcctccccctgcccccgccccacagTCGAGCCTGGGCGTCCGAGGCCGCTGCTCCGGCTTGAGGGGTGTCTATGGGGCCGTCTCAGCCTCCTTGCTCCCAGGCCTAGCACAGAGGGGTACCCCCAGCTCACCCTTGCTCCCTTGTACTTCTCCCCAGCCCCTTCGGCACCAAACTGGGCTTCTCGGACCGTAACCTTCAGGGACCACCCCCCCTCTCCAGCCACGCATACTGGGAACAGCCCCAGAGACCACTACGGCCACACTGCCTCAGGCCCCGCGGTGGTGTGGCTCAGGGCCTGGCCCCAAAGGAaggggtggaaggtgggagagGTTGCCGTCTGCAGTTCTCGCAggaatgggggggggggggggcagtcctgtggccaccagggggcagccACAGCCCGCTCACGAGACTACAGGAGGCGGGGTCTCTGGGCCATGCAGGGTTAGGGAAGGGCAGGCAGCAGACCCCAGAGAGAAGGAAGCTCCCCTGTTGACCAAGGTCCAGCCCCTCTCAGCACATCAGGCCTGTCTCCTCCGTGGGGTCCCCAAGCAGGAGCAGCCCTTAGGGACCTGGCCCCTgctctcttccaccttcatcagcATAACTGGGGCTGGGGGGGAGTGGGGGCCGTTGGCGGGGGTGAGTGTGTGAGGGTGGGTGAGTGGGTGTGATGAGGGTGCACAGTGTTCGGAGTGGGAGGGCAGAGCTCCCCCCAGCTGCCCGAGCCGGCAGACAGGACATCCAGGTGCGTCCCTCCTTGACCACCTGCCCCTCCCAGGAGAATGCCCCTCTCAGCAGAACCCGCCAAGGTCACCTCAGCTcgtattaatttgattaataaaaCTGTGCATCAAGGAAGCCATTACACGCTAATCAGGGACGACAGGACTGGCAGGTCCTGTCCAGAACTCGGCAGCATCCCTGCTCCAGCAGCCGACCTGGACCCAGGAGGGGCTGGAGCCGGGAGAGAGCCGCCACCTGCTTCTCCCCCAGGCTGGTGGGGAGGGCCCGTCCCAAGGCCCACAccctcccaggcttcccaggcagcctggctccggGACCTCGGGCAAGCCAGGGCCTTTGCTCCCCTGGGTCAGGGGTGGCTGGGCATCGACCTCTCCAGGAAGCAAGGAAGTCTCTTTCCAGATGGGAAAGTAGGCGTTGAGCGAGGGGAACAAACCAGACGTTGCCCCCAAGGAAGGTGGGGGCTCCGCCCGCACCCTTCCAACATCCTGTGTCCACCCTCACCCAGCACCCTGGGGTGGCCCGGCCCATCTGGTCTCCCTGGCACCTCCCTGGTGTCCCCAGACGGCTGAACCAGCAGCTGGTGGAGTCCTGGGCTGGCTCCAGGAGGCCTCGGGGATGAGGTCATGGACACGACTCTGGGCCTGGCAAAGCCCCCAGTGGTCATCTGTGGGCCGACCCCCACCCAGAGGGCAATACTGCAGCCCCTTGGGGCCAGGACTCAGAACAAAAGGCTAGTCTGGCACCCAAGGGTGAGCATCACCACATGCCTGCCTCTCAGACAGCAGCCTGTGGTCATGTCAATGcatggcctggcctggcccaggaGAGAAGCCCATGGCTTCTCCAAGTGTGCTGGGGGCTGTCCAGGCTGTGCAGGCTGTGCCCCGAGAGCCCCCGGGTCCTCTACCCTGATGGGCTGGCTTGTGGGATCCACACacgagtgggtgtgtgtgtgaggaggcgTGTGCCTGCCTGACTGTCCACTCTGCTCTGACGTGTCCAGGGTGCGGTCTCTTCCTATCCACCTGCCCCCACCAGCCTCACTCTGCGCTTGGCCTGTTGTCTCTGCCTCCTCGATTCTGGTTTGGGATGTACTCAGCCTTCCTCAGACACGGCCATGTCTCAGGGCCCGGCGTTAGCCCCCACTCTCTGGTCCAGCCACATCACGGTTGTCGCTGTGCCCCAGAAGGGCTGTGGGCCACGGATGGGCACCACGCCCGCTCCTCcacaccagcagcagcaggacactcCCCTGTCCCCGTGCCCAGCGCAGAGAGGGCCCATGGAGGACAtggagagcaggggctgggggaggggctgggcagtGAGCACACGGATGTCTCCCGCGTGTGCTGTGCCCGCGACCGTGCCCCTTCCTCGGCCCGGCCGGGCAGGGACGTCTCACTTTCCAGGGCGGTCCTCCCCTGCGCGGGGAGGTCGAGGTGAGCGTGCGCTGCGATCATTTTGCTTTGCCAACAGAAAACCGCCGAGAGGGGAAAAGGCAAACTCCGTTTCGCTTGGGTCAGCAGTGAGCCATTACAGATTAATGCGCGGAGAGGCAGGCGGACGGACGGGAGCCCCAAGGCGGAGGCAGCAgcgagggagggggaggggcagggatcaGAGGCGGGGCCAGGCGGCGGACCACAGCAGGGCCAACGGCTTGGGGCCCTTCCTGGCTTCCCTCTCCCCGCCAGGTTCACTCTCCCTGGGCTCCTGCCTCAGCTTCCACCTGCCTCTGATCCCCCTAGAGGCAGGGCTGACCCAGGAGCCTCCAAAACAGGGCCCAGATCAGTGCCACACACCAGCCAGAATCCCGCTAACCGTGGCCACCTGGGGGTTTGTGCCCTTCACCCCACTGGACGCTGGCCCCTGGGCTGAGCCACAGGAGGCAGCACTCAGGGATCCAGGGCCAGTCTGAGAGGTGCTGTCACCCAAGCTCACAGTCACCGGCGGCGCGGGCAGGACGGGCCAGGGCCCCAGGGATCCGGAAGTGGGATGTGGGAGGCGCAAAGCGGGAGAAGCAGCACTTCCGCCCCTGAGCTCCTGGTGGGGCTCGGCCCCCAAGGCcctgaggaggaggctgggggttACAGGGCTGCTGGTCATGGAGGCCGGGAGGTAGTGCTGGAGCGCTGGGGCATCCCGAGCCCAGGACGCGGGGGGTACAGTGTGTTGCCAGCACCCCAAGCCGGAGCCTTTGCCGGAGAGGCTGAACTTGCTGCCTGGCTGCAGGGGACTCAGTGGTGGCCCCAGACATGCAGCCACCCAGAACTGTGACTGAGCCCCGGTTTAGGAAAAGGACCTTTGCTGGTGCGACCACTTAACGGTCTTGGGATAAGACCATCCTGACTACTGGGATGGGCCCTAAATCCACCAACGCGTTTCGCAGTAAGGGACAGAAGGGGCGAGGTCATGTGAGGACGGGCCAGTGACTGGAGTGGTGAGGCCGCTACCCAAGGACACCCGGAGACACCAGAAGGCGAAAGGGAGCACAAATGGTCCTCTCTGGCCTCCGAGCATGCACGGCCCTGCTGCTCTGCTAACCCTTCAGTCTCAGACTTTTGGCCTCCAGACCTGGGAGAGAACAAGTTTCTAGCACTCTAAGCCTCCAAGTTCATGGAAATACAATAAGCCAAACTTCCTCAAGGCCCCGAgtttctggacctcagtttatCCTTCCGTAGCGGACGTGACCCTACAGGGCTCAGGCGCTGGTTTAGAGTGGTGGGCTCAGCTCCATCGTTCATGAGAAACAACCCCCCACCCTGTTTGGGAAAGCCCGCCTCAACCCCAGATTCTGAAGCGTGTGGCTGGGGCACTCAGCCACAACGGCCTGAACATGTGCATTTCCAGACTTCCAGCCAGAGACTGACCAACTCAATGAGGCAGCCGCAGACACCCCTGACCCTGCCCCTCTCCCCGGGCCTCGGCGTCCTGGGGGTGCGGAGCCTTCTGTGCTGGCCCCCAGGGGCTGTGTGCCTTCGGGGTGTCTCACAATCTCTCAGATGGTCTGTGGGCTCAGCCCCAGGTGGAGGGGAGGCTGTTCTAGCTGTGGCCAGCGAGCTGAGGCCCCAGGACCATGGGGTGGCTCAGAGCCTGCGTGGAGCAGTGGCCGAGCCCCTGgctgtgtgtgttgtggggcTGAGGCCTGGGGGGCTCCCAGGCTTGGCCAGaagccccaccccacacacacaccctggccAGGCAGCCTAGCAAGCTCTGCCCCGCACCAGGGTCTGTGCATTCAGGAGTC from Bos mutus isolate GX-2022 chromosome 14, NWIPB_WYAK_1.1, whole genome shotgun sequence encodes the following:
- the RHPN1 gene encoding rhophilin-1, whose amino-acid sequence is MVPEDRSDGPGAGEESARLQGCDLSTDSLHGRLQSRRARIHQQIDRELRMRTGAENLYRATSNARVRETVALELSDVNSSLQLLKEELAGLDSSGDTGQPESEGVTAPMIPLGLKETKPLDWAPPLKELICRHFGEDGASYEAEIRELEDLRQATRTPSRSKAGLELLTAYYNQLCFLEARFVTPARGLGPLFHWYDSLTGLPAQQRALAFEKGSVLFNIGALHAQIGARQNRSCPEGIGRAVEAFQRAAGAFSLLRENFSHAPSPDMSPASLSMLEQLMRAQAQECVFEGLLLQAPRAAHDCLAQLRLAQEAAQVAAEYRLVHRTMAQPPVRGYAPFPWITLVHVKAEHFHALAHYHAALGLCDGASVAESELPVLEKVFLSSAEARGPALPQEREERSKLGKAHLRRALLGQEAALQLHAVCRALRREDLLQAVLARALQRSLAKYSELDLEDDFHEATEAPDIQPKTQQRPEGKTPSFSRVKVADIFHRLGPLSVFSAKNHWRLVGPVHLSRGEGGFGFTLRGDSPVLIAAVVPGGRAAEAGLKEGDYIVSVNGQPCRWWKHAEVVAQLKGVGDEGVSLQVVTLLPAAELPVSVRGPRPALGGLLRSQKECGQETPVPSRGSPRPRPLLGWNRKANRGKTGRRLSPAPQP